The Eubacteriales bacterium genome window below encodes:
- a CDS encoding AI-2E family transporter: MRIDKNKTYASMAYYLFLAIISSAAVILLFLNLKYVFQTISVLVRVLSPLIIGFVLAYLLNRPVKFTEKVLTPFFKKCKTNKPRRVVSIIITYVFILTIVVLIAIIVFPQLVESFYTLFESLPQYFSALQNWVINILGKFNIDTSSVQSFVMPWQDVVANLGKTIETYIPQVFEISIQFAVAIGNLLLGILFSIYLLDSKEKLLRQIKKVIYAVLNEERGEGFISFFEQSNKTFSNFISGKILESFLFTVASFVIMTIMGLPYALLISVIVGILNIIPFIGPFIGAAIGVLIIFIVNPTQALWFLIMIIILQQIDGSILGPKILGDSTGLSAFWVLVAIILGGGLFGFWGMVVSVPVFAVIYSGIASLINDKINGKIGRKSEKSD, from the coding sequence GTGAGAATCGACAAAAACAAAACCTACGCGTCTATGGCATATTATCTTTTTCTTGCAATTATTTCGAGTGCGGCAGTTATACTTTTGTTTTTGAACTTAAAATACGTATTTCAAACTATAAGTGTCTTAGTCAGGGTTTTATCACCACTTATAATAGGCTTTGTGCTGGCCTATCTGTTAAATAGGCCGGTCAAGTTCACCGAAAAGGTTCTAACACCTTTTTTTAAAAAATGTAAGACAAATAAACCAAGGCGTGTAGTATCTATTATTATAACGTATGTTTTTATACTAACCATTGTGGTATTAATAGCTATAATTGTCTTTCCTCAGCTTGTGGAAAGTTTTTATACATTGTTCGAATCCTTGCCGCAGTATTTCTCTGCTTTGCAAAATTGGGTGATTAATATCCTTGGGAAATTTAATATAGATACTTCAAGCGTCCAGTCTTTTGTCATGCCATGGCAGGATGTAGTAGCTAATCTCGGCAAAACGATAGAGACATATATCCCGCAGGTATTTGAGATATCTATTCAATTCGCAGTTGCTATCGGGAACCTGCTCCTTGGAATATTATTCTCGATTTATCTTTTAGACAGCAAAGAAAAACTTTTAAGACAAATAAAAAAAGTTATATATGCTGTTTTAAATGAGGAGAGAGGAGAAGGTTTTATTTCCTTTTTTGAACAGAGCAATAAAACATTTTCCAATTTCATATCAGGTAAAATACTTGAATCTTTCTTATTTACCGTTGCCTCATTTGTGATAATGACTATTATGGGCTTACCGTATGCTTTACTTATAAGCGTAATAGTCGGTATTTTAAATATAATACCTTTTATTGGGCCTTTTATCGGTGCCGCTATCGGGGTTTTAATAATCTTTATAGTAAACCCGACACAGGCTTTATGGTTCCTTATAATGATAATCATATTGCAGCAGATAGACGGAAGCATTTTAGGCCCAAAGATACTTGGCGATTCAACAGGGCTGTCTGCTTTTTGGGTATTAGTTGCCATTATACTTGGCGGCGGGCTTTTCGGCTTCTGGGGAATGGTCGTAAGCGTACCTGTGTTTGCCGTTATTTATTCCGGAATTGCTTCTCTTATAAACGACAAAATAAATGGTAAAATAGGCAGGAAAAGCGAAAAAAGTGATTAA